GCGGCGGTCATCTTTCCTGGGCGGCGGCTTCGTGCGGGTCGCCGGAAGTGCCGAGCGCGGCGGGCGGCACGCGAGCTGGCTGGAGCTGTTCTTCGACCTGGTGTTCGTCGTCGCGGTGGGCAACCTGGGGCGCCTGCTGCTGGAGGACCCCCGCCCGGGCGGGGTGCTGACCTTTCTCGGCCTCTTCGTGCCGGTGTGGTGGGCCTGGATCGGCATCAGCTACTGGGTGGACCAGTTCGAGCTGCCCGAGGTCGCCGGGCGCCTGCTGATGTTCGGCCAGCTCGCGCTGTCCCTGGGGCTGGCCGTCGGGCTGCCCCGGGTGGTGGAGGGCGAGCCCGCGCTCTTCGCCGGGTCGTACCTCGGGATGCGCCTCACGCTGACGCTGCTGTACCTCTGGGCGTGGCGGGCGCTGCCCGAGGGGCGGGAACTGAACGCCAAGTACACGCTCAGTTTCGCCCTGGGCACGGCGCTGTGGGCCCTGTCGCTGCTCCTGCCCCTGCCCGAGCGGTACGTGGTGTGGGGCGTGGCGCTCGCCCTGGAGATCGCCGCGACGATCTGGGCGTACGTCAGCACCCGGGAGCTGCCCCGGCAGGTCTCGCACATGGACGAGCGGTTCGGCCTCTTCACGATCATCGTGCTGGGGGAGTCGGTCCTCGCCGTGGCGACGGGCGGCGAGCATGTCCAGGGGTGGCCGAGCGCCGTCGTGGCCGCCTGCGGCCTGGCCCTCGCCTTCGCCGTCTGGTGGCTGTACTTCGACTACGCCGACGACAGCGTGATCAACCGGGCCATCCGGGGCG
This region of Deinococcus aerius genomic DNA includes:
- a CDS encoding low temperature requirement protein A, with the translated sequence MRRSSFLGGGFVRVAGSAERGGRHASWLELFFDLVFVVAVGNLGRLLLEDPRPGGVLTFLGLFVPVWWAWIGISYWVDQFELPEVAGRLLMFGQLALSLGLAVGLPRVVEGEPALFAGSYLGMRLTLTLLYLWAWRALPEGRELNAKYTLSFALGTALWALSLLLPLPERYVVWGVALALEIAATIWAYVSTRELPRQVSHMDERFGLFTIIVLGESVLAVATGGEHVQGWPSAVVAACGLALAFAVWWLYFDYADDSVINRAIRGGTRALYLSFVYGYTHLLVFASIVAASIGLERAFEDVTHGHLGGPTRLLLGGGLALFLAAVSVVQWAGPCRLPARILGARALTGGLVGLLALLGDGLPALAALLLLTALVLALVVYEHLSLRGERAGQASPAGGDATPPASADTGRRAP